In the genome of Kiritimatiellia bacterium, one region contains:
- a CDS encoding uracil-DNA glycosylase, with protein MISEQLRAEVRQRLAAAVRELREAVAIELEEGVRESGVSPATLERLGRSVAAGCMTVPRPVEAVMPPPAATVTGGDPESRLEEIARRIAVCTRCPLHRTRNRTVPGQGCARPELVFVGEGPGAEEDRQGLAFVGPAGQLLTRLITRMGFTREQVFIANIVKCRPTEGGAGVRDRPPSEEEMAACLPYLQEQLEVLRPKVIVCLGGTATLGLLGLKGITKLRGRWHEYRGIPVMPTYHPSYLLRAGGDQTTRFWEVWDDMCQVLERLGRPIPPTPRRPR; from the coding sequence ATGATCTCTGAGCAGCTGCGCGCAGAGGTCCGGCAACGCCTCGCCGCTGCAGTGCGCGAGTTGCGCGAGGCGGTCGCAATCGAGCTGGAGGAGGGCGTGCGCGAGAGCGGGGTGAGCCCCGCGACGCTGGAGAGGCTCGGGCGCTCAGTGGCCGCTGGTTGCATGACGGTGCCTCGGCCGGTGGAGGCTGTGATGCCGCCGCCCGCGGCGACGGTCACGGGTGGTGACCCCGAGTCGAGACTGGAGGAGATCGCCCGGCGCATTGCGGTCTGTACGCGCTGTCCTCTGCATCGCACGCGGAACCGCACCGTGCCGGGTCAGGGCTGCGCGCGGCCAGAGCTAGTGTTTGTGGGCGAGGGGCCCGGCGCGGAAGAAGACCGGCAGGGGCTGGCGTTCGTCGGGCCGGCGGGACAGCTGCTCACCCGGCTGATCACGCGCATGGGGTTCACGCGCGAGCAGGTGTTTATCGCGAACATTGTGAAGTGCCGTCCGACAGAGGGCGGGGCGGGTGTGCGGGACCGGCCGCCGAGCGAAGAGGAAATGGCGGCGTGTCTGCCGTACCTGCAGGAGCAGCTAGAGGTGCTGCGACCCAAGGTGATCGTCTGCTTGGGGGGTACCGCAACGCTGGGGCTGCTGGGGCTCAAAGGCATCACGAAACTGCGGGGGCGCTGGCACGAGTACCGAGGCATTCCCGTGATGCCAACCTATCATCCCTCCTATCTGCTGCGCGCGGGCGGCGACCAAACCACCCGCTTCTGGGAGGTCTGGGACGACATGTGTCAGGTGCTGGAACGCCTCGGCCGGCCCATCCCGCCGACGCCACGCCGTCCGCGTTAG
- a CDS encoding SUMF1/EgtB/PvdO family nonheme iron enzyme, producing MHQALAIATGWSVTLAGLVGAELPAPRSSPDELELWRQHRLPALERTLRDRAARYGSAARAETHLERLAALRRDLDVATAPEVAEDLASRLQEFRRAVMLDHPRLRNTPLLVVRRRPHNPVAVRRRVGANPRLSISRDPGREIALPSNHECNSSIERDGHDNAIGRLDRDADGFRWTTIFEPSDGGYVGEFDLDWDAQRLVFTRSFPHAWRLCTMTPDGREVRVIGEFPDDVDVFDAAWLPDGGLVFGATATFQSVPCWHGQKKVANLYRLEPDGRSWRQLCFDQDHNLHPAVLSNGQIVYSRWEYAGISHIYLRLLMVMNPDGTGQRAIYGSNSWYPNALYFPRELPGRPGRLVAILSGYHGPHRCGRLVVVDTRLGAGEGAGIFEITGDGRPRERRIADQLVQNEWPLFLTPYPIDDTTLLVSMKASPTSSWCLAVADTFDNLAPVFELPGYALIEPMPLAPRPRPPALPDRTDPSRDDALVYIHDVYQGPGLEGVPRGTVRRLRVIAYHYGYLNLAGPDYIGLNGPWEPLRIIGTVPIEEDGSALFRVPARTPIAFQTLDEHGAAVQLMRSWTTAMPGEYVSCVGCHETTPQAAPARPTAALARPPRDLEPWRGPPRGFAFHREVQPVLDHHCRPCHDGTVPGRPDLRPAEAVPGYVGVTPSKLTLQRMHPAVRAALGDRVRFSPAYEALVSRIRRVGIEDVVDRLVPGEYHVDTSPLVQMLRRGHHGVHLDAEAWDRLVTWIDLNAPYHGTWGEVVPVPEGMPARRLALWRITGGPRDDPEAVPETPRYRPPPDFTPPSPPPTRPPAPPLPPPRPRQCETDRVTARQRTISLGEGLSLQLVWVPGGTVQMGDADGADDERPATQVEVEGFWMSVCEISNEQFARLVSGHLSGRYGKRHREPDDPGLPLDGPTQPVVRVSWHQAREFCRRLSALLGEPFDLPTEAQWEYAARLAGWPRVPDLQSRRLNAADATFLGLANTALLARVTGGIEHLLLDGETGVPAVGDDGHIVTAPVGTLGADSLGLCDLIGNVAEWTRSRYAPYPYAEHDGRNDDLPDGERVVRGGSFFDPPPLCRPTIRTAYPPWRRLFNVGFRVVSAGRPPSVAAR from the coding sequence ATGCACCAGGCCCTCGCAATTGCGACCGGCTGGAGTGTCACGCTGGCGGGGCTTGTAGGAGCGGAACTGCCGGCTCCGCGATCATCCCCAGACGAGCTTGAGCTGTGGCGGCAGCACCGTCTGCCGGCCCTTGAGCGGACGCTGCGCGACCGAGCGGCGCGCTACGGTTCGGCCGCGCGGGCAGAAACGCACCTGGAGCGGTTGGCCGCACTCCGACGCGACCTCGATGTGGCGACCGCGCCCGAGGTGGCCGAGGACCTTGCAAGCCGCTTGCAGGAGTTTCGCCGGGCCGTGATGCTCGATCACCCTCGGCTGCGCAACACGCCGCTGTTGGTGGTCCGTCGCCGGCCGCACAACCCGGTTGCGGTACGCCGGCGCGTGGGCGCCAACCCGCGGCTCTCGATCAGCCGCGACCCCGGTCGCGAAATTGCGCTGCCCTCCAACCACGAGTGCAACAGCTCGATCGAGCGCGACGGACACGACAACGCGATCGGTCGCTTGGACCGCGACGCTGACGGTTTCCGTTGGACGACGATCTTTGAGCCCTCCGACGGCGGCTACGTGGGCGAGTTTGACCTCGACTGGGACGCACAGCGCCTCGTGTTCACGCGGTCATTCCCGCATGCGTGGCGGCTCTGCACGATGACGCCGGACGGCCGCGAAGTTCGAGTGATCGGCGAGTTTCCGGACGACGTCGACGTCTTTGATGCGGCGTGGCTCCCCGATGGCGGCCTGGTGTTCGGCGCGACGGCAACATTCCAGTCTGTTCCCTGCTGGCACGGCCAGAAAAAGGTCGCGAACCTCTACCGGTTGGAACCCGACGGGCGGAGCTGGCGTCAGCTCTGCTTTGATCAGGATCACAACCTGCACCCCGCGGTGCTCTCCAACGGCCAGATCGTGTACAGCCGCTGGGAGTATGCTGGCATCAGCCATATTTACCTGCGGCTGCTGATGGTGATGAATCCGGACGGCACCGGTCAGCGCGCGATCTACGGCAGCAACTCGTGGTACCCGAACGCGCTGTACTTTCCCCGCGAACTGCCGGGGCGTCCCGGCCGGCTTGTCGCGATTCTGTCCGGCTACCACGGCCCCCATCGCTGCGGCCGGCTGGTCGTCGTGGATACCCGGCTCGGTGCCGGCGAAGGCGCCGGTATCTTCGAGATCACGGGCGATGGCCGGCCGCGGGAGCGGCGAATCGCCGACCAGCTGGTTCAGAACGAATGGCCGCTGTTCCTCACGCCCTATCCGATCGACGACACCACACTGCTGGTCTCGATGAAGGCGTCGCCGACCTCGTCGTGGTGCCTTGCGGTGGCGGACACGTTCGACAATCTTGCGCCGGTCTTCGAGCTGCCCGGCTACGCGCTGATCGAGCCGATGCCGCTGGCGCCACGCCCGCGGCCGCCCGCACTGCCGGACCGAACCGATCCCTCGCGCGACGACGCGCTCGTCTACATCCACGACGTTTACCAGGGGCCGGGGCTTGAAGGCGTGCCGCGGGGTACCGTCCGCAGGCTCCGGGTGATTGCCTATCACTACGGCTACCTCAACCTTGCCGGCCCTGATTACATCGGGCTGAACGGTCCGTGGGAGCCGCTGCGGATTATCGGAACGGTGCCGATCGAAGAGGACGGCTCCGCGCTGTTCCGCGTCCCGGCTCGCACGCCGATCGCGTTCCAGACTCTCGACGAGCATGGCGCCGCCGTGCAACTCATGCGGAGCTGGACGACCGCGATGCCCGGCGAATACGTCTCGTGCGTGGGTTGCCACGAGACGACACCCCAAGCCGCGCCGGCACGCCCCACTGCCGCGCTCGCACGCCCGCCGCGCGACCTTGAACCATGGCGGGGACCGCCCCGCGGCTTCGCGTTTCACCGCGAAGTTCAGCCGGTGCTCGATCACCACTGCCGTCCGTGTCACGACGGCACCGTCCCCGGCCGGCCGGATCTGCGGCCCGCCGAAGCCGTTCCCGGCTACGTCGGCGTAACGCCCTCAAAACTCACCCTGCAGCGCATGCACCCGGCGGTGCGCGCGGCGCTGGGCGACCGGGTCCGCTTTTCACCTGCCTACGAGGCCCTGGTCTCCCGAATCCGCCGGGTCGGCATCGAGGACGTGGTCGACCGACTTGTACCGGGCGAATACCACGTCGACACCTCCCCGCTCGTTCAGATGCTGCGACGCGGCCACCACGGCGTACACTTGGATGCGGAAGCTTGGGATCGGCTGGTCACTTGGATTGACCTGAACGCGCCCTACCACGGCACGTGGGGCGAGGTGGTCCCGGTGCCGGAGGGCATGCCGGCGCGTCGGTTGGCGCTGTGGCGGATCACCGGTGGGCCCCGCGACGACCCTGAGGCGGTACCGGAGACCCCCCGCTACCGGCCGCCGCCCGACTTCACGCCACCGTCGCCGCCGCCCACGCGACCTCCAGCTCCGCCCCTGCCGCCGCCCCGGCCCCGGCAATGCGAAACCGACCGCGTCACCGCCCGCCAGCGAACAATTTCGCTCGGCGAGGGCCTGTCCCTTCAGCTGGTGTGGGTGCCGGGCGGTACCGTTCAAATGGGCGATGCGGACGGCGCCGACGACGAGCGGCCGGCAACGCAGGTTGAGGTCGAGGGATTCTGGATGTCCGTCTGTGAAATTTCGAACGAACAGTTTGCACGCCTGGTCTCCGGCCACCTGAGCGGCCGTTACGGAAAGCGACATCGCGAGCCGGACGACCCCGGTCTACCGCTCGACGGGCCAACCCAGCCGGTGGTCCGCGTCTCCTGGCACCAGGCACGCGAATTCTGCCGGCGCCTGTCCGCGCTGCTCGGCGAACCGTTTGATCTTCCCACCGAAGCGCAGTGGGAGTACGCGGCACGGCTCGCCGGCTGGCCGCGCGTGCCGGATCTGCAGTCCCGCCGGTTGAACGCCGCCGATGCCACGTTCCTCGGTCTTGCGAACACCGCGCTGCTCGCGCGCGTCACCGGCGGCATCGAACACCTGCTGCTGGACGGCGAAACCGGCGTGCCGGCCGTCGGCGACGATGGCCACATCGTCACGGCGCCAGTCGGAACCCTCGGGGCCGACTCCTTGGGTTTGTGCGACCTCATCGGCAACGTCGCGGAGTGGACGCGGAGCCGTTACGCTCCCTATCCCTATGCCGAGCACGACGGCCGCAACGACGACCTGCCGGACGGTGAACGAGTGGTCAGGGGCGGCTCGTTCTTTGATCCGCCCCCGCTGTGCCGCCCGACAATCCGCACAGCCTATCCCCCTTGGCGACGTCTATTCAACGTGGGGTTCCGCGTCGTTTCCGCGGGCCGTCCCCCCTCCGTTGCCGCCCGTTGA
- the trmFO gene encoding methylenetetrahydrofolate--tRNA-(uracil(54)-C(5))-methyltransferase (FADH(2)-oxidizing) TrmFO, with protein MTSTGPVTVVGGGLAGCEAAWQLARRGIRVRLFEMRPARMTGAHRTDRLAELVCSNSLGSMLPDRASGLLMTELISCGSLLLRCASVTAVPAGGALAVDRDRFAAAVTAAIEAEPLIELIREEVLAVPPSPVIIASGPLTSPALAGALARLTGRDHLFFFDAISPVVDGATVDRSIAFAASRYGRDASGAGDYLNCPFTREEYERFVDALISAERAPLREFERDIEQGVRAGQGPLFEGCLPIELLARRGREAPAFGPLRPVGLRDPRTGRRPYAVLQLRREDAAGERWNLVGCQTNLRESEQQRVFRLVPGLQNARFLRFGQMHRNTYLCAPLLLDRSLQLRGVAGCWIAGQLCGVEGYLGNIATGLVAGCAAAAAVLGRPPPAWPDETMIGSLLRALVTSAPDTFQPIKANLGLLPPLPTPCARTERAQRFAARAIAALNTVRTSFAAGRDDPPPTCGTTSATPSGV; from the coding sequence ATGACCTCGACCGGACCGGTCACGGTGGTCGGTGGCGGGCTGGCTGGCTGCGAAGCGGCCTGGCAGCTGGCCCGTCGCGGCATCCGGGTGCGTCTGTTTGAAATGCGTCCCGCCCGGATGACCGGTGCCCACCGCACCGACCGGCTCGCAGAACTGGTGTGTTCCAACTCACTTGGATCCATGCTGCCGGACCGCGCCTCCGGGCTGCTGATGACCGAACTGATCTCATGCGGTTCGTTGTTGCTGCGCTGCGCGAGCGTGACCGCGGTTCCGGCCGGAGGCGCACTCGCGGTGGACCGCGACCGCTTCGCGGCGGCCGTCACCGCCGCCATTGAGGCCGAACCGCTCATCGAACTGATCCGCGAAGAGGTCCTCGCGGTGCCGCCGTCGCCCGTGATCATCGCCAGCGGTCCGCTGACCTCACCGGCACTGGCCGGCGCGCTCGCACGACTGACCGGTAGGGATCATCTGTTCTTCTTCGACGCGATCTCGCCGGTCGTGGATGGCGCCACGGTGGACCGTTCGATCGCGTTTGCGGCCTCGCGGTACGGGCGCGACGCGAGTGGCGCAGGCGACTATCTGAACTGTCCGTTCACGCGGGAGGAGTACGAGCGGTTCGTGGATGCGTTGATTTCGGCGGAGCGCGCGCCGTTGCGCGAGTTCGAACGAGACATCGAGCAGGGGGTGCGCGCGGGCCAGGGCCCCCTCTTTGAAGGGTGTCTGCCGATCGAGCTGCTGGCGCGCCGCGGACGAGAGGCGCCGGCGTTCGGACCGCTGCGACCGGTCGGCCTACGCGATCCGCGCACCGGGCGGCGCCCGTACGCGGTGCTGCAATTGCGGCGGGAAGATGCCGCCGGAGAGCGCTGGAACCTCGTCGGATGTCAGACCAACCTTCGCGAATCGGAACAGCAACGGGTGTTCCGGCTGGTGCCGGGCTTGCAAAATGCACGGTTTCTTCGGTTCGGACAAATGCACCGCAACACCTACCTCTGTGCACCGCTGCTGCTCGACCGTTCGCTGCAGTTGCGTGGCGTAGCCGGCTGTTGGATCGCGGGGCAGCTCTGCGGTGTTGAGGGCTACCTCGGCAACATTGCGACCGGCCTGGTCGCGGGCTGTGCCGCCGCGGCCGCGGTCCTCGGTCGTCCCCCTCCCGCCTGGCCGGATGAAACGATGATCGGAAGCCTGTTGCGCGCGCTGGTGACCTCTGCGCCCGACACCTTCCAGCCGATCAAGGCGAATCTCGGGCTCCTGCCGCCCCTCCCCACACCGTGCGCGCGGACGGAACGCGCCCAGAGGTTCGCCGCCCGCGCGATCGCTGCGCTCAACACCGTCCGGACCTCCTTTGCGGCCGGCCGGGACGACCCGCCCCCGACTTGCGGCACGACGAGCGCAACACCCAGCGGGGTTTGA
- a CDS encoding small multi-drug export protein, which produces MHFGGLVLGVWLAAVAVGAGTEGVEPSRRGERVAEALRARGASDDLAVAAIAALPVVELRGAVPIGIHHFKMSWWRALAVSVVGNLAPIPLILLLLNPVTRWASRSRFGERLVERLLARVRRKAADIPRYEWWGLALFVAIPLPATGAWTGAMAAALLGMPPVRSMGAIALGVLIAGAIVTALSLLGWIGAGVAAAALLAALLAGARSRSRAAARDRDGDGITSAQ; this is translated from the coding sequence ATGCACTTCGGCGGCCTTGTGTTGGGCGTGTGGTTGGCGGCCGTTGCCGTCGGCGCCGGTACGGAGGGGGTTGAGCCGTCCCGCCGTGGCGAACGTGTGGCGGAGGCGCTGCGGGCGCGCGGCGCGTCGGACGATCTGGCTGTCGCCGCGATCGCGGCGCTGCCGGTGGTCGAGTTGCGCGGTGCGGTGCCGATCGGCATCCATCATTTCAAGATGAGCTGGTGGCGGGCGCTCGCGGTTTCGGTGGTCGGCAACCTCGCGCCGATCCCGCTGATCCTGCTGCTGCTGAACCCGGTGACGCGGTGGGCCAGTCGAAGCCGGTTTGGAGAACGGCTAGTCGAGCGGCTGCTGGCGAGAGTGCGGCGGAAAGCGGCGGACATCCCGCGGTACGAGTGGTGGGGGTTGGCGCTGTTTGTCGCGATTCCGCTTCCCGCGACCGGCGCCTGGACCGGCGCGATGGCGGCCGCTCTGCTCGGCATGCCGCCGGTCCGCTCGATGGGCGCGATTGCGCTGGGGGTGCTGATCGCTGGTGCGATCGTCACCGCGCTCTCGCTGCTCGGATGGATCGGGGCCGGTGTCGCGGCCGCCGCGCTACTGGCCGCGCTGCTGGCGGGCGCCCGATCCCGGTCCCGGGCCGCCGCCCGCGATCGGGACGGCGACGGCATCACCTCCGCACAATGA
- a CDS encoding arsenate reductase ArsC, with protein sequence MNRMPTPDTSRPRQRILYLCTGNSCRSQMAEGWTRALKGDQFEAWSAGIEAHGLNPLAVRVMAEAGVDISGQRSKRVEELGDLPFDVIVTVCDHARESCPVIPGGARRVHRAFEDPPRLAAGARTEEEALMHYRRVRDEIRAFVERLPESLMDDPPPPAACAR encoded by the coding sequence ATGAACCGGATGCCGACCCCGGACACCAGCCGGCCCCGACAACGGATTCTCTACCTTTGCACCGGGAACTCCTGCCGGAGCCAGATGGCGGAGGGGTGGACCCGCGCGCTGAAGGGCGATCAGTTCGAAGCGTGGTCCGCCGGCATTGAGGCGCACGGCCTCAATCCTCTTGCGGTGCGTGTGATGGCGGAGGCGGGCGTGGACATTTCCGGGCAGCGGTCCAAGCGCGTTGAGGAGCTTGGAGATTTGCCGTTCGATGTGATCGTGACCGTCTGCGACCACGCGCGGGAGAGCTGCCCGGTGATCCCTGGTGGCGCACGGCGGGTGCATCGCGCCTTTGAGGACCCTCCGCGGCTGGCGGCGGGCGCCCGAACGGAGGAGGAGGCGCTGATGCATTACCGGCGGGTGCGCGACGAAATCCGGGCCTTCGTCGAGCGCCTGCCGGAGAGCCTCATGGACGATCCGCCCCCCCCGGCAGCCTGTGCCCGCTGA